One Deltaproteobacteria bacterium genomic window carries:
- a CDS encoding methyltransferase, protein MADLTPKERVMRLLKKEPIDTMPFFSGMGMVVMPGIKKSGYKFATVHTSAERLARSAIWSARLMGFDCAVVPYDMTMESEAMGNKISLYENSEDILYPTIPHKQWKSMDEVVIPDDIMSRGRLPLVSEAIKIIKKEAPELAVGAWVLGPFTQIGQILELDMILKAVFKEKAKVESLLARMSDLCILEGQTWQKAGCDYITLREPGVAADLLSPRTFRDVIKPCLTRIIDGWKSPKLLHICGSTDPLIEMMNECHADGLTVDIKCNIKEARKKLGNNVLLMGNLDTYNITCKPETTKDQVVAAIKQTIENGVDAVMPGCDLWPDIKEENMLACVETTHKYGRKPSPAVGRL, encoded by the coding sequence ATGGCCGATTTGACACCTAAAGAACGCGTAATGAGGTTGCTGAAAAAAGAACCCATCGACACCATGCCTTTTTTCAGTGGCATGGGCATGGTGGTTATGCCTGGGATCAAGAAGAGCGGATATAAGTTCGCCACCGTGCATACGAGCGCCGAACGTCTGGCCAGGTCGGCGATCTGGTCCGCGCGGTTGATGGGATTTGACTGTGCGGTGGTTCCCTATGATATGACGATGGAATCGGAAGCCATGGGCAACAAGATCAGCCTCTATGAGAATTCCGAAGACATTCTGTACCCGACCATTCCCCACAAACAGTGGAAGTCCATGGACGAAGTGGTGATTCCCGACGACATCATGAGTCGAGGTCGCTTGCCGCTCGTGTCCGAGGCCATCAAGATTATCAAGAAAGAAGCGCCGGAACTCGCCGTCGGCGCTTGGGTGCTGGGTCCGTTCACGCAGATCGGACAGATCCTCGAGCTGGACATGATCCTCAAGGCCGTGTTTAAAGAGAAGGCCAAGGTCGAGTCTTTGTTGGCCAGAATGTCGGATTTGTGCATTCTGGAAGGCCAGACATGGCAGAAAGCCGGCTGCGACTACATCACCTTGAGAGAGCCCGGTGTTGCAGCGGACCTGTTGAGTCCACGAACCTTCCGCGATGTGATCAAACCCTGCCTGACCCGTATTATCGACGGGTGGAAGTCACCCAAACTGCTCCACATCTGCGGCTCTACGGATCCTCTGATCGAAATGATGAACGAATGTCATGCGGACGGTCTGACCGTGGACATCAAATGCAATATCAAGGAAGCGCGGAAGAAACTGGGTAACAACGTATTGTTGATGGGCAACCTCGACACGTACAACATCACCTGCAAACCGGAAACCACCAAGGACCAGGTTGTGGCCGCCATCAAGCAGACGATCGAAAACGGTGTGGATGCCGTCATGCCCGGATGCGATTTGTGGCCGGATATCAAAGAAGAGAACATGTTGGCTTGCGTCGAGACGACGCATAAGTATGGAAGAAAGCCCAGCCCGGCAGTGGGAAGGCTCTAA
- a CDS encoding DUF4445 domain-containing protein — protein sequence MVIFQPSARRGRVKKGVNIIEASRELGVDIEALCGEKKVCGKCKIRIEEGYFEKYGIESHMSHVSEWKEEEDKFIKGVEKEQGYRLGCVAEILDDVLVFVPEESRAGKQVVSKAARDIYIKLDPAVKMYYVECSPPTFEDPLGDLERIEDQLTREYGLKELSVDIFCLRQLPMAIREGGWKATVAVWNDKEIIRVLPGKVENHWGLAVDVGTTTVAGYFCNLATGAVFTTRSMMNPQCKYGEDVMARITYHMMNEDGLEKMSNEIIQGLNTIIDDVITATYPPKKKKKKGEEEPDDELEDTVERDVYPCLNREDVVDMTIVFNTAMHHILLALNPEFVGLAPFPPVLHKSLDIKARDLNLKINKSAYVHVLPNEAGFVGADNVGVLIAEEPYKHEEIELLIDIGTNGELVLGNKHKLISSSCATGPALEGAQLSFGMRAAPGAIERIEIDPETHEVNYKVIGHDAFSKYAEKKDLKTKGICGSGILDVLAELYRSGVINKAGRFSSAQKSNRYRVNPETKQPEFVIAWADETSIKKDVVISQKDVRQIQLAKGALHCGCLLMMRRMDIDAVDTIKIAGAFGTHVDRTKALVMGLFPDCEIEKIHSVGNAAGDGARCALLNKEKRVEANWVSRNVEYIELTVEKDFQQQFMEAMQIPHMKNPFPHLEGVVPSEILHQK from the coding sequence ATGGTCATCTTCCAGCCGTCGGCGCGCAGGGGACGCGTGAAGAAAGGTGTGAACATCATAGAAGCGTCCAGGGAGTTGGGCGTGGACATCGAGGCTCTGTGCGGAGAGAAGAAAGTCTGCGGAAAATGCAAGATTCGCATCGAGGAAGGCTATTTCGAGAAGTACGGCATCGAGTCCCACATGTCCCACGTGTCGGAATGGAAGGAAGAGGAAGACAAGTTCATCAAAGGAGTCGAGAAGGAACAGGGCTACAGGCTGGGGTGCGTGGCTGAGATCCTGGACGATGTACTCGTGTTTGTACCTGAAGAGTCGCGTGCCGGTAAGCAGGTGGTCAGCAAGGCCGCCCGCGACATCTACATCAAACTCGATCCTGCGGTTAAGATGTACTACGTGGAATGTAGTCCGCCGACGTTCGAGGATCCTTTGGGGGACCTCGAGCGCATTGAAGACCAGCTGACCCGGGAGTACGGCCTGAAGGAACTGAGCGTGGACATCTTTTGTCTGCGTCAACTTCCCATGGCGATTCGGGAGGGGGGTTGGAAGGCCACGGTGGCGGTTTGGAATGATAAGGAAATCATCCGTGTGCTTCCCGGCAAGGTGGAGAACCACTGGGGGCTGGCCGTGGACGTCGGCACCACCACCGTGGCCGGATATTTCTGTAACTTGGCCACGGGCGCCGTATTTACCACCCGATCCATGATGAATCCTCAATGCAAGTACGGCGAGGACGTCATGGCGCGTATCACGTATCACATGATGAACGAAGACGGCCTGGAGAAGATGAGCAATGAAATCATCCAGGGACTGAACACCATTATTGACGACGTGATCACGGCTACTTATCCCCCGAAAAAGAAAAAGAAGAAAGGGGAAGAAGAGCCCGACGACGAGCTCGAGGACACGGTAGAACGGGACGTATACCCGTGTCTCAATAGAGAAGACGTGGTGGACATGACCATTGTGTTTAACACCGCCATGCACCACATCTTGTTGGCCTTGAATCCTGAGTTTGTGGGATTGGCGCCATTTCCCCCCGTGCTGCACAAGAGCCTCGATATTAAAGCCCGCGATCTGAACCTCAAGATCAACAAGAGCGCCTACGTTCATGTGCTGCCAAACGAGGCCGGATTTGTGGGTGCGGACAATGTGGGCGTACTCATAGCCGAGGAGCCGTACAAACACGAAGAGATAGAGCTTCTTATCGACATCGGCACCAACGGCGAGCTGGTGCTGGGTAACAAACACAAGCTGATCTCTTCGTCCTGCGCCACGGGGCCGGCCCTGGAAGGAGCTCAGCTCTCTTTCGGTATGCGGGCGGCGCCGGGAGCTATCGAGCGCATCGAAATCGATCCGGAAACCCACGAGGTCAATTACAAGGTTATCGGGCACGATGCCTTTTCCAAGTACGCCGAAAAGAAAGACCTGAAGACCAAGGGTATTTGCGGATCGGGGATCCTGGATGTACTGGCGGAACTTTACCGCTCCGGTGTCATCAATAAAGCAGGCCGTTTCAGCTCGGCGCAGAAATCCAATCGCTACCGGGTGAATCCGGAAACCAAACAACCGGAATTCGTAATCGCCTGGGCCGATGAGACTTCCATTAAGAAGGACGTGGTGATCAGTCAGAAAGACGTCCGGCAGATCCAGTTGGCCAAGGGCGCTTTACATTGTGGATGCCTACTGATGATGCGCCGGATGGACATCGACGCTGTGGATACCATAAAGATTGCGGGCGCGTTCGGTACACACGTGGACCGGACCAAGGCCTTGGTAATGGGGCTGTTCCCGGATTGCGAGATCGAGAAAATCCACTCTGTCGGTAACGCGGCGGGCGACGGAGCGCGGTGCGCGCTGTTGAACAAAGAAAAACGCGTGGAAGCCAACTGGGTGTCCCGGAACGTGGAGTACATCGAGTTGACGGTGGAGAAGGACTTCCAGCAGCAGTTCATGGAAGCTATGCAGATACCGCATATGAAGAATCCCTTCCCCCATTTGGAGGGTGTTGTACCGTCCGAAATCCTTCATCAAAAATAG
- a CDS encoding corrinoid protein encodes MATKEEIMKHLSDGVVNYQEEEVKEWAQKALDEGVPALLAIMDGLAAGMEIVGDLYERNEYFVPEVLMCADALYAGLDILRPHVPEHDTEVKGQVVIGSVQGDVHDIGKNLVKMMFDVGGFTVHDLGRDVPLENFVEEQLRTDSEIVAMSAMMTTTMLGMKKVIKMIKEKNPNVAIMLGGAPVTKDVSKLFGADGYAESAGNAVSEAIKMIGRLREVQSGQV; translated from the coding sequence ATGGCGACAAAAGAAGAGATTATGAAACATCTCAGCGACGGTGTGGTGAACTATCAGGAAGAGGAAGTCAAAGAGTGGGCGCAAAAAGCGTTGGATGAAGGCGTTCCTGCGCTCCTGGCCATTATGGACGGTCTGGCCGCAGGCATGGAAATCGTTGGTGATCTGTACGAGCGCAACGAATACTTCGTGCCGGAAGTATTGATGTGCGCGGATGCGCTGTACGCCGGGCTGGATATCCTTCGTCCGCATGTTCCGGAACATGACACCGAGGTCAAAGGCCAGGTGGTGATTGGTTCCGTCCAGGGTGACGTTCACGACATCGGCAAGAATCTGGTCAAGATGATGTTCGACGTGGGCGGGTTTACGGTTCACGACCTCGGCCGTGACGTGCCCCTCGAGAATTTCGTGGAAGAGCAGCTCCGCACGGATTCCGAGATCGTGGCCATGAGCGCCATGATGACCACCACCATGCTCGGCATGAAGAAAGTCATCAAAATGATCAAGGAAAAGAACCCGAACGTGGCCATTATGCTCGGAGGAGCCCCGGTGACCAAAGACGTATCCAAGCTCTTCGGAGCGGATGGATACGCCGAAAGCGCGGGCAACGCCGTGTCCGAAGCGATCAAGATGATCGGCCGTCTGCGTGAAGTCCAATCGGGACAGGTGTAA